The Acidobacteriota bacterium nucleotide sequence CCATCGTGGATAAGTTTGGTCCTTGGATTTCCATGGGCATCGGCTCGGCGATTTGGGGAATTTCCACTATGGCGTTGCCGCTCGCCGCGGGCTTCACAGGGATATTCATCATGCGCTTTGTGTTCGGCATCGGCCAGGGCATCCTGATCCCCACCACCTCCACTTCGGTCTCCAGCCTCTTTCCCGCAAATGAGCGAACGCGCGCCGTCTCGGTGGCCTTCACAGGCAATGCGGTAGGATTGGCCATTGGCGCGCCCGTTGCCGCGATGATTCTGTCGCGCTGGGGGTGGGAGTGGATATTCTACATCATCGGCGGAGCCAGTCTGGTCCTGACCGCGCTGTGGTTCTGGCTCTACCCGAACAAAACGATCGGCCTGGTAAAAGCTCCGGCGTCCGCCGCGGGAGCTGATGAAGCCCCGCCCATGGCGTGGCTTTCGCTATTCCGCTATCGCTCCACCTGGGGCATCGCTTTCGGACAGTGCGGCTATCTCTATGCTTACTACTTTTTCGTGAGTTGGCTGCCCACTTATCTGGTCGACGCGCGGGGCATGACCATACTCAAATCAGGATTCGTATCCTCGCTTCCCTTCCTCGCCGGAGTGCTTGGAACCCTTGCGGGCGGATGGCTCGGCGACTTCCTGATCGCGCGCGGCGTCAGTCCAACGGTCTCGCGCAAAAGCATCATTGGTGGCGGACTGGTGGGATCTACGGTGATGGTAATCGCCGCGGCCTACATCGAGAATGTCTGGCTGGCGGTTACCCTAATTACTCTCTGTGTCGGCTCGCTGCGCCTGGCGACGGCTTCGGCGAACTCGCTGCCGATTGATCTGGCACCGCGCACCGTGCTGGGCTCGGTTACGTCGATTCAGAATTTCTTCGGCAATATCGGTGGCCTGCTCGCGCCTATCGTCACCGGCTACATGGTTCAAGCCAGCGGTGGATCATTCATCGGTTCGCTCGTCGTGGCCGGAGGCATGGCTACCTTCGGCGCGATATCTTATGTGTTCGTAGTGGGAGACCTCGACAAGGACCGCATTGCGCCGCGCGATACCATTGCCAAGACTGGACTCGCGGTACCGTCAGCGCAGACTGCTTCCTAGCATCCGCTGCCCCTCAATTCTTTCGATCATGTAAAAAGGAATTTCCCGAATGCCCTACAAGGACCTGCGTGAGTATCTCAAGGTTTTAGAGAGCAAAGGACTGCTCTGCCACATTACGGCGGAAGTGGACAAGGATTGGGAGATCAGCGCGGTCTGTCGCCACACTTTCCGCAGCATTCCGCAGGAGCGCCGCCCTGCGCTGATGTTCGACAAGATCAAGGGCCACGACATCCCGCTCGTGGTGGGCATACTGGGCGGCTCGCGCGAGATCTACGCCACCGCGCTCGGGACTGACCAGAAGGGCGTTTGGGACACGTGGGCGCGCGGCAAAAATCCCATTGCGCCAAAAGTAGTGAGCAGCGGGCCGTGTCAGGAAGTGGTGCACATGGGCGAAGATGCGAATCTGGAGATGCTCCCCGCGCCCATCTGGACCGTCGGCCAGGACCCCAGCCCCTACCACACTTCGCCGTTCGTCATTTCACGCGACCCGGAGACGCGCGTGCAGAACGTCGGAACTTACCGCCTGCAAGTGAAGAACGCTCATCGCGGCGGCCTGATGATCAACCCGCAACGCGGCATGCGCGTACACATGCAGAAGAACGAAGCCAAGGGCGGCGCCACCGAAGCGGCCATCGTCTTCGGCACCGACCCGGTAATCGGACTGACATCCGTGAGTCCATTCCCTGCGGGCGTGGACGAGCTGGCCGCTGCCGGCGGCATTCGCGGCGAGGCGGTGGAAGTGGTCCGCTGCAAGACGGTGGATATCGACGTGCCCGCCACCGCCGAGATTGTAGTCGAGGGCCGCGTGCCCTATCTGGGCAACGAGCCGGAAGGTCCCTTCGGCGAGTACGCCGGATATATGGGCGCGGGCGGCAACAATCCCGTCTTTGAAGTTACCTGCATCACGCACCGCAAGAACCCAATCTATCAAGCGTTTCTCAGCCAGATGCCGCCGAGCGAATCCAGTTGCATCAAGGCCTTCGGCCGCGAATTGGAGATTCGCCGCCACCTCGTGAATAATCTCGGCCTGCCCGTGCAGGATGTCTGCCTGCCGGAGAGCGGCAGCTCCACGGCCACGGTGATCGTGTCCCTCCGCAAGGCGAACCGCTTTCAGCCGTTGAAGGTCATGACGGGCGTGTGGTCGATGAACGCCGGCATCGGCAAGATCGTCATCGTGGTGGACGACGACATCAACATCCGTGACCCCTTCCAGGTCGATTGGGCCATCGCCTTCCGCATCCAACCCGATCAGGACGTCCGCATCATCTCCAACACCGATCCCATCACGCTCGACCCCTCGCAGCCGCTACGGAACGGCCAGCCAATCCCAGCCGCCGAACAGGTCAGCTCGAAGCTGGGCATCGACGCCACGCGCAAGCACGCCTACCCGCCGCCATCGGTGCCACCGAAAGAGCATCTGGACAAAGTAGCGGCGCAATGGGAGCGCTACGGCATCCGCCCCGTCGCGCAATAATGCGCCGGTCGCCACGGCATGACTCTTGTGCGTGAGATTTACGACTTGATGGTAGCAGCGCGGACTGGTTTATTATTTTGCATTTGTGGTTTTGAGAATTACTATAGAAAAACAGTAGCAACGAGGTGTGGAATGGCGTTCGGGGATTTGCGTACATGGCTGGAGCGATTCGAGGCCGCCGGCGAACTGAAGCGCGTCACGGCGGAAGTCGATTGGGACCGCGAGATCGGCACCATTGCGCGCCGGTCATTCACTAGCAAAGGCCCGGCGCTGCTGTTTGAAAATGTGAAGGGCCACAAGAATACCGTGGGCCGCAAGGTGGCCACCGCGCTATTTCACAAGCGCACGCGCATGGCGATGCTGCTGGGCTTTCCGCCGGATACGCCGGTGCGTGAGTTGGTTCGCCATGTGCGCGAGAAAAACAAGAAGTTGATCTCTCCTGTGGTTGTTCCATCCGGACCGGTGAAGGAAAACATCCTGCGCGGCAAGGATGTGGACCTGACTCAATTCCCCGTTCCCAAGTGGCACTACCGCGATGGCGGCCGCTACATCCTTACTTTCGCAGCGATCGTTACTCGCGACCCAGACACGGGTGTATTGAACGTGGGCGTGTATCGCGGCATGTTGGGCACTCGCGATACCATCCCGATTCTGATCCTCGCCAGCCAGGGCGGCGGCCAAACTTTCTCCAAGTACCGGCAGCGAAAGCAACCCATGCCCGTGGCGGCGGTGATTGGCTACGATCCCATCATGGATTTCATTGCCGGCAGTCCCATGCCCTCCGGTGTCTGTGAGTACGACGTAATGGGTGGGTACCGCGACGAGCCGATGAAGCTGGTCAAATGCGAGACCAATGACTTGCTCGTCCCGGCTGGCGCCGAGATTGTCATCGAGGGATTTGTGGACCCCGACCCGAAGACATTCGAGTTGGAAGGCTCGTTCGGAGAGTATACCGGCCACAACAGCGACGTGCCGACACTGCGCCCTGTGGTCAAAGTAGAGTGCATCACCCACCGCAACGATCCCATCCTGCGTGGCACGCAGGAAGGCACGCTGCCGGGCTCGTTCAACGAGAACAGCATGATGTCCTCCATCCAGCGCGCCGCCATCGCCTGGAATGTGCTAGAGTCGCAAGGCGTGCCCGGCATCTCCAACGTGCATGTACACCCGGTAACCAATGGCACGAATATCTGCGTGGCCATCAACAAGCGCTACCAAGGACACCCCAAACAGGTGGCGTGTGCGCTGTGGGGATCGAATGCCGCCGCATGGCGCTACAAAAACGTCATCGTCACCGACGATGACATCGACATCAGCGACTACGAGCAGATTGATTGGGCCATCGCCTACCGCGTGAACGCGGGCAAGGACGACATCGTCATCTTTCCCGGCTCGTTCGGATCAAGCGCCGACCCGTCGACGCCGCTCGAAGAGCGCAACGTCGCCAAACTCGGCGCGGGCATCTGGAACCGCGTGCTGATCGACGCCACGCGCACATGGATGTTCGACCCCATGCCCGAGTGGGAGGGCCGCTTCCCTCCCACCGTGCAGCCCAGCGCGGAGGATGAAGCGCTCGTCGACGCCCGCTGGAAAGAGTACGGCTGGTAGCACGGCGAAATTATATTTTGTGAAAAGACAATGCCCATTGAACTTAATCTCGTATTAACTGGCGAGCCAATAAAATTTCTCGCGCGTCGATTGGTGGCCGCCGGTTATACGGGGCGGAACCAGGATCATGTGCGCGCTCACATCGAGGAGTTGGAGCGCCAAGGCATTCCAGCGCCGGAGAGCTTTCCCACTCTCTACGAGATTGAGCTTTCCTTGCTCACCACGCGGAACGAGATTACTCCAAGTTCGGCAACCGTCTCTGGCGAAGCCGAAGCCGTGCTGCTTTTTATTACTGACCGATTGGAAGATGCGCTGGTCAGTGTCGGCTCAGATTTCACGGATCGTGTCGAAGAGCGCCGGTCCATCCAGCGCTCGAAGCAGCAGCCCAAGCCCATCAACACTGAGGTCTGGCGGTTCCGTGAAGTCGCTGCTGTGTGGGATGACATCGCTGTGCGCAGTTGGGTTGAGCAGGGAGCGGGCAAGCCGTTCTACCAGTCCGGAAAACTTTCGCAGTTGCTCGCGCCGCCGGTCTTGCTGGAACACCTCGGAAGCAAACTGACTTCGGGCCGCGCCGGGGAGCTTGCGGGAACGATCATGCTGATGGGCACGGTGCCGCTGTGCGATGGAGAGTTTCGCTACGCGCCATACTTTGGCTGCGAACTGGAAACGCCGGCGGGTTTGAAGCTGGCGTATTCATGCGCAGTGAAGCACCCCCGATAAGGGTGATGATAATTTAACCGCTCAGAAGGATTCACCATGAGGACAGGTCGCCAGTACATTGATTCGCTCGACGACGGCAGAAGTGTATTCATAGACGGCAAGCGCGTCGCGAACGTCGCTGCACACCCGGCCTTCGAGGGGATCGCCCGCACTGTCGGCTCGCTCTATGACTACGCCGCCGACCCTGCCAATGGGATGCTCTTCCACTCCCCGCACACAGACGGCGAAGCCAATAAAGTCTTTATGATTCCCCGCTCCGCCGCCGAGTTACAGGAGCGGCGGCAGGCCATCGCGCGCTGGGCCAATCTTACCAAGGGCTGGGTGGGACGCAGCCCGGATCACGTCGGCGGATTCATGGCCGGGTTCGCCAGCTCGCCGGAGACGTTTGATAAACCGGACCGCGAGTATGGCCGCAATGTTACGGCCTTCTATCAGAAGCTGCTGGAAGAAAGTTTGTATGTCAGCTATGTGATCATCCCGCCGCAGATTGACCGCGCGACCACGGCCCATGCGTGGAAGGAAGAGCTGCTGCAGGTGGGGGTGCTGGAAGAACGCGAAGGCGGTTTTGTCGTGCGCGGCTCGCAGATGCTGGGCACATCCACCTCGGTCTCTGACTATCTGTTCGTCAGTTGCATCAAGCCGCTTGCGCCTGCCGATGAGCGTTACGCGCTGTCGTTCGTGCTGCCGGTGAATACGCGCGGGTTGAAGATTTATTGTCGGCGTCCTTATGCTCCAGGCCAACCCAGCCAGTTCGACTATCCACTTTCCACGCGCTTTGATGAGACCGACGCGTTGATCGTCTTCGACGATGTGTTCGTCCCGTGGGAGAACACATTTGTTTATCGCGATGTCGAGAAGCTGCGCAATCAGTTTTTCGACACAGCCGCGCACTTGCTGGGCAATCATCAGTCGCAGGTGCGGCTTATCGCCAAGATGAAGTTCATCGCCGGAGTAGCGCGCAAAATTGCGCATGTCAACGGCATTGACGTGATCCCGTCAGTGCAGGAGAAGCTGGGTGAGATGGCCTCGCTGGCGGCGATTGTCGAAGGCATGGTGATCGCCGCCGAGGCTGCTTGCACTATCGACAAGCACGGAGTGGCCAAGCCGAATGCGCGCTTCCTGTATGGGTCGATGGGCCTGCAAGCGGAGATCTATCCGCGCGCCATCTCCATCCTGCGCGAGCTGGCCGGCGGCGGAGTGATCCAGCTTCCTTCCTCCTACAAAGACCTGACCAACCCGGAGACACGCCCGGATTTCGAACGCTACCTGCAATCGCCGCGCGCGACCTACGACGAGCGGATCAAACTGTTCAAGCTGGCCTGGGACATGATCGGCTCGGAGTTCGCGGGTCGGCACACACAGTACGAGATGTTCTACGCAGGCGCGCCGTTCATCTCACGCGGCTACGCCTACCGCAATTATGGGTACGACGAAGCGGTGGGCAGCGTCGATGAATTTCTCTCGAGCTACGGCTTGCCCGACGCGTAAATCGGCACTGGCGAATCGACATCGCGAAAAGGAGTGAAGAAGTGAGCAAGCCTGAACTGGAGTTTTTCCCCACCTCGGATATTGGGTGGACCCGCTGTCCCGGCCCCATAGATGGCCTCACCGAGCGCATCCTGGCGCGCGACGCGGAGAACAACGTGGCCACTCGGATGCTCACCTTTGCGCCGGGCACGGACACTTCGGCGAACGGCGTGGTGGTTCATGATTTCTGGGAAGAAGTCTACATCCTGGAAGGATCGATCATCGACCTGCCGCTGGGCAAGGAGTTCACCGCGGGCATGTACGCCTGC carries:
- a CDS encoding MFS transporter, producing MGPASKNAAPDQAPTQASGNPGAGRQTKLVMLSLLSGAMMFSFMIRLVLGVAAPKLRQIYEIAPKDMGYLLSGWNWSYTGALPLAGPIVDKFGPWISMGIGSAIWGISTMALPLAAGFTGIFIMRFVFGIGQGILIPTTSTSVSSLFPANERTRAVSVAFTGNAVGLAIGAPVAAMILSRWGWEWIFYIIGGASLVLTALWFWLYPNKTIGLVKAPASAAGADEAPPMAWLSLFRYRSTWGIAFGQCGYLYAYYFFVSWLPTYLVDARGMTILKSGFVSSLPFLAGVLGTLAGGWLGDFLIARGVSPTVSRKSIIGGGLVGSTVMVIAAAYIENVWLAVTLITLCVGSLRLATASANSLPIDLAPRTVLGSVTSIQNFFGNIGGLLAPIVTGYMVQASGGSFIGSLVVAGGMATFGAISYVFVVGDLDKDRIAPRDTIAKTGLAVPSAQTAS
- a CDS encoding 4-hydroxyphenylacetate 3-hydroxylase, whose amino-acid sequence is MRTGRQYIDSLDDGRSVFIDGKRVANVAAHPAFEGIARTVGSLYDYAADPANGMLFHSPHTDGEANKVFMIPRSAAELQERRQAIARWANLTKGWVGRSPDHVGGFMAGFASSPETFDKPDREYGRNVTAFYQKLLEESLYVSYVIIPPQIDRATTAHAWKEELLQVGVLEEREGGFVVRGSQMLGTSTSVSDYLFVSCIKPLAPADERYALSFVLPVNTRGLKIYCRRPYAPGQPSQFDYPLSTRFDETDALIVFDDVFVPWENTFVYRDVEKLRNQFFDTAAHLLGNHQSQVRLIAKMKFIAGVARKIAHVNGIDVIPSVQEKLGEMASLAAIVEGMVIAAEAACTIDKHGVAKPNARFLYGSMGLQAEIYPRAISILRELAGGGVIQLPSSYKDLTNPETRPDFERYLQSPRATYDERIKLFKLAWDMIGSEFAGRHTQYEMFYAGAPFISRGYAYRNYGYDEAVGSVDEFLSSYGLPDA
- a CDS encoding cupin, yielding MSKPELEFFPTSDIGWTRCPGPIDGLTERILARDAENNVATRMLTFAPGTDTSANGVVVHDFWEEVYILEGSIIDLPLGKEFTAGMYACRPPGMNHGPWQSPNGCTTFEVRYRVKS
- a CDS encoding DUF2848 domain-containing protein — protein: MPIELNLVLTGEPIKFLARRLVAAGYTGRNQDHVRAHIEELERQGIPAPESFPTLYEIELSLLTTRNEITPSSATVSGEAEAVLLFITDRLEDALVSVGSDFTDRVEERRSIQRSKQQPKPINTEVWRFREVAAVWDDIAVRSWVEQGAGKPFYQSGKLSQLLAPPVLLEHLGSKLTSGRAGELAGTIMLMGTVPLCDGEFRYAPYFGCELETPAGLKLAYSCAVKHPR
- a CDS encoding UbiD family decarboxylase translates to MTLVREIYDLMVAARTGLLFCICGFENYYRKTVATRCGMAFGDLRTWLERFEAAGELKRVTAEVDWDREIGTIARRSFTSKGPALLFENVKGHKNTVGRKVATALFHKRTRMAMLLGFPPDTPVRELVRHVREKNKKLISPVVVPSGPVKENILRGKDVDLTQFPVPKWHYRDGGRYILTFAAIVTRDPDTGVLNVGVYRGMLGTRDTIPILILASQGGGQTFSKYRQRKQPMPVAAVIGYDPIMDFIAGSPMPSGVCEYDVMGGYRDEPMKLVKCETNDLLVPAGAEIVIEGFVDPDPKTFELEGSFGEYTGHNSDVPTLRPVVKVECITHRNDPILRGTQEGTLPGSFNENSMMSSIQRAAIAWNVLESQGVPGISNVHVHPVTNGTNICVAINKRYQGHPKQVACALWGSNAAAWRYKNVIVTDDDIDISDYEQIDWAIAYRVNAGKDDIVIFPGSFGSSADPSTPLEERNVAKLGAGIWNRVLIDATRTWMFDPMPEWEGRFPPTVQPSAEDEALVDARWKEYGW
- a CDS encoding UbiD family decarboxylase — protein: MPYKDLREYLKVLESKGLLCHITAEVDKDWEISAVCRHTFRSIPQERRPALMFDKIKGHDIPLVVGILGGSREIYATALGTDQKGVWDTWARGKNPIAPKVVSSGPCQEVVHMGEDANLEMLPAPIWTVGQDPSPYHTSPFVISRDPETRVQNVGTYRLQVKNAHRGGLMINPQRGMRVHMQKNEAKGGATEAAIVFGTDPVIGLTSVSPFPAGVDELAAAGGIRGEAVEVVRCKTVDIDVPATAEIVVEGRVPYLGNEPEGPFGEYAGYMGAGGNNPVFEVTCITHRKNPIYQAFLSQMPPSESSCIKAFGRELEIRRHLVNNLGLPVQDVCLPESGSSTATVIVSLRKANRFQPLKVMTGVWSMNAGIGKIVIVVDDDINIRDPFQVDWAIAFRIQPDQDVRIISNTDPITLDPSQPLRNGQPIPAAEQVSSKLGIDATRKHAYPPPSVPPKEHLDKVAAQWERYGIRPVAQ